The region TAATGGATGTTTTTGCAAATGTATAAAAAAAATGAGGCTTTAATTTTTGAAATTCTTAAAAACAGTATCTTTACAGGGTGAATTCAATTAGACTAAAATACTGCACGGTTTGTAATGAATCTTTTGGTTGTGGAAATGAATCTGAATCCCAAAAATGTTGGTGTAATGAGTTACCGCCAATTTTTACTTTAGATGGAATTTCAGATTGTTTGTGTCCGAGTTGTTTAAAAAAGGCTACCATTTCTAAAATTGAAGAATATGTGGCAACAATCACTCCAGAAAATGCTTTAGAAAACAAAGCTAAAGATTTACCTAAAACGACTCATTTCATAGAGAATATAGATTATTATATGGAAAATGAAAAGTATGTTTTTACCAAATGGTTTCATTTAAAACGAGGCTCGTGTTGCGGAAACGGTTGCAGACATTGTCCGTATAATTGATTAAGTAAAAAGAGCCAAGTAAAAAGTTGAATCACTTGATATTTGGCTTTTAATATTGACATTGAAATTTTAAAATATGATATATTTAGTAACAGGTGGCGAACGTTCAGGAAAAAGTAGTTATGCGCAAAATTTAGCCTTAGAACTTTCTCAAAACCCAATGTATGTGGCAACAGCCCGAAAATGGGATGGCGATTTTCAGAAAAGAATCGACCGACATCAGAATGAAAGAAAGGAAAATTGGATTAATGTTGAAGAAGAAAAAAACTTATCACAAATTGATTTTAAAGGAAAAGTTGCGGTTGTTGATTGTGTTACATTATGGTTGACGAACTTTTTTGTGGATACGAAAAATGATGTGGAACTTTCTTTAGATTTGGCTAAAGCCGAAATTGAAAAGCTTTCTTTAATTGAAGATTCTACAATTATTATCATTACCAATGAAATTGGAATGGGAGTGCATGCCGAAACGCATATCGGTAGAAAATTCGTGGAATTACAAGGTTGGGTGAATCAGTTTATCGCGAAAAAAGCAGAAAAAGTGACGTTTATGGTTTCTGGTTTACCAATGCAAGTAAAATAATGAAAGTTTTAAGTTCTTGGAGTGGTGGAAAAGACAGTTGTTATGCTTTAATGAAATCAGTAGAACAAGGTTTACAACCAACAGTTTTGTTGAATATGATGAATGAAAATGGAAAAGTTTCTCGTTCACATGGAATTCCATTATCAATATTACAACAACAGGCAAAACAAATGCAAGTTCCCTTAGTAGCAATTCCTGCAACTTGGTCTGAATATGAAAAAAACTATATTTCAACATTGCTTGATATCAAAGAAAAATATCAAATTGAAGGTGTTGTTTTTGGTGATATCGATTTAGAACCACATAGAGCTTGGGAGGAAAAAGTTTGTAATGCAGCTAATTTAAAAGCTTTTTTACCTTTATGGCAACAAGATAGAGTCGATCTGGTTTTTCAAATGATTGATGCAGGAATAGAAACCATGATTGTTTCGTGTAATTTAGAAATGGGCGAATCTTATTTAGGTCAAATCGTAACTAAAGAATTAGCACTCGAATTACAAAAAAAAGGAATCGATCCCTGTGGTGAAAATGGCGAATATCATACGTTAGTTGTCAATTGTCCAATTTTTAAAGAACAAATACAACTCCCAAAATACACCAAGAAAACGTACGATAAGTATTGTTTTTTAATTTGGGAAGATTAAACCATTTCATCACCCGAGCATGAAATGCGAATTGGTTAAGCAGTTCAAGTGTTCCGATGAAGTAGGAATCGGAATGTATCGAGAGCAATTAAAAGAATTAAAATAATGAAGTCATTATACGAAATTATTGATTCCAGAAGAGATACCCGTCATTTTACTAATGATGAGGTTCCTGTTGAAGTATTAGAAAAAGCGCTTCAAGCCGGACATAAAGCGCCTTCTGTTGGTTTAACAGATGCCACGCGTTATTATATTATCGAATCCTCAGATATTAAAAAACAAGTCAAAGAATTATTTACTTCGTATCATAAAAAATCGGCCGATCAAACGGATTCTGAATCGCAAAAAAAATCGTATTTAGCATTAAAATTAGAAGCCATAGAAGAAGCGCCAATTGGCTTGGTGATTGCTTATGATCGTTCGGTTTTAGATCAATTTACGATTGGAACGGTGGGCAGTAACGAAGCTGTTAAATTTAGTTCGGTTTGTGCGGCACAAAATATTTGGTTGTCATTAACCGAACAAGGTTATTCTATGGGTTGGGTTTCGATTATCAATTACCATCATTTTAAAAAGCTATTAAATTTACCTGATTATATCGAACCGCTTGGATATTTCTGTATCGGAAAACCGGCCACTGATTATGGTAAACAACCAATGTTGCAACAATTGAATTGGAAACAAAAATTAGAAAAACCATTTGTAACTACAATTAAAAATTTTACGCCTGTCAATCATTTAGAATTAGAGAATTTTGCGGTGTTGCATTCTAATTCATCTGATTTAAAAGAAAAATTGATTGATAAAATCAATCAGAAAACAAAACCATTAGGTTCATTGGGCATTTTAGAGAAATTAGCCTTGCAAATGGGTTTAGTGTTTCAATCGGAAGCGCCAAATATTATTAATCCAACAATTGTTGTTTTTGCTGCTGATCACGGAATTGCGAATCATGATGTGAGTGCCTATCCACAAGAAGTTACACGACAAATGGTGGAAACGTTTTTAAAAGGAGGTGCAGCAATTTCGGTTTTTTGTAAACAAAATAATCTCGATTTAAAAATTGTAGATGCTGGTGTAAATTACGATTTCCCAACGAATACATCTATCATCAATAAAAAAGTGGCTAAAGGAACACAGTCGTTTTTAATGACTTCCGCAATGAGTCAGGATGAACTAAATTTGTGTTTTCAATACGGTGCTGAGGTGGTTAATGAAATTTATAAAAGCGGTAGTAATTGTATTGGCTTTGGTGAAATGGGTATCGGAAATACATCAACTGCTTCGGTTTTAATGAGTGTGTTGACAAACATTCCAATTCAGGATTGTATTGGAAAAGGAACAGGAGTTATGGATGAGAAATTAAAAAATAAAATCGAAATTTTATCACAAGCGATTGCTACGTACAAGGGAGAAAATAATTTAGACAATTTAATTCGTTATTTCGGTGGTTTTGAAATTTTACAAATGTCAGGCGGAATGTTGCAAGCGTATCAAAATAAAATGCTGATTTTGGTCGATGGATTTATTTCTACAGTTGCATTTTTGATCGCCTATCAGAAGAATTCAGCCATTAAACAAAATGCTATTTTTTCACATTGTTCGGAAGAAAAAGCACATATCGATTTATTGAATTATTTACAAGTAGAACCCATTTTGTCTTTAAATATGCGATTGGGTGAGGGAAGTGGATGTGCTGTTGCATTCCCTATTATTCAATCGGCTTTGACTTTTATAAATGAAATGGCTACTTTTGAAAGTGCTGGAGTTAGTAATAAATAAAGAGTAAAGTAAAATGTAAAAAGAAATTTTAATGAATGTAAGTAAACTTAAAATTTTATTACCGATTGTAGTAGTGCTTGTTTTGTCATTTGTATCAACCGAAAACAAAAGAATGCTTCAAGACGAAACTATTTTGAAAGGTGATTCTGGTTTTGTTTCTTTTAAAGTTGGGAAAAAATATCTTTTGGAGGTAAAAAAGAATGATACAATCGATATTCCAATAGAATCTATAAATAAGAATGATACTTTGGGTAAATTTTACAAAAAAGAAAATAGCTCAAATTTTATTTTGTTTCTAAAAGATATATTAAACAAAACTTCTCCATGTCAATTTATTTTGGAAGTTGATTCAAATGGTAAAATTGTAAAAAGTGAAAGGTATGTAAATGGTTTTTATCTTTGCTGTTGGAATAATCACTTAGATGGTTTTGGCAAAATTAATGACTATTTTTATTTAAAAAGTTGTGGAACTGGTTCTGCTTTTTGTGCGACTCAATTATACATTTTTAAAGAAGTAATTCCTCAAGATGATTTAAATCCAATAATTAAAGGCTTATTCAATGGTACATGTTATTTTGCGAAAAATAAACTTAAAGCTTGTGTTTTAGATTCCAAAATTGAAACAAAACCAAATTCTTTACTATTTCATTATGAATACAAAAAAGGCATTTCTAGAAACGGAAAAAGATATAAAGAGATTGAGAATTTTGATGTAGAATACACATTAATAGACAAAAAATGGATTGCAAATGATACTTTAAAATTAAATAAAATTCAATATTAAAAGTAAAAAGAGCTAAGTAAAAAGTAAAAAAAACTTAATACTTTTCCCTTATTCCTAAAATAAACATGAAAAAACAACTCAACATATTTTTTACAGCTTTGATG is a window of Flavobacterium indicum GPTSA100-9 = DSM 17447 DNA encoding:
- a CDS encoding Dph6-related ATP pyrophosphatase encodes the protein MKVLSSWSGGKDSCYALMKSVEQGLQPTVLLNMMNENGKVSRSHGIPLSILQQQAKQMQVPLVAIPATWSEYEKNYISTLLDIKEKYQIEGVVFGDIDLEPHRAWEEKVCNAANLKAFLPLWQQDRVDLVFQMIDAGIETMIVSCNLEMGESYLGQIVTKELALELQKKGIDPCGENGEYHTLVVNCPIFKEQIQLPKYTKKTYDKYCFLIWED
- the cobT gene encoding nicotinate-nucleotide--dimethylbenzimidazole phosphoribosyltransferase, with the protein product MKSLYEIIDSRRDTRHFTNDEVPVEVLEKALQAGHKAPSVGLTDATRYYIIESSDIKKQVKELFTSYHKKSADQTDSESQKKSYLALKLEAIEEAPIGLVIAYDRSVLDQFTIGTVGSNEAVKFSSVCAAQNIWLSLTEQGYSMGWVSIINYHHFKKLLNLPDYIEPLGYFCIGKPATDYGKQPMLQQLNWKQKLEKPFVTTIKNFTPVNHLELENFAVLHSNSSDLKEKLIDKINQKTKPLGSLGILEKLALQMGLVFQSEAPNIINPTIVVFAADHGIANHDVSAYPQEVTRQMVETFLKGGAAISVFCKQNNLDLKIVDAGVNYDFPTNTSIINKKVAKGTQSFLMTSAMSQDELNLCFQYGAEVVNEIYKSGSNCIGFGEMGIGNTSTASVLMSVLTNIPIQDCIGKGTGVMDEKLKNKIEILSQAIATYKGENNLDNLIRYFGGFEILQMSGGMLQAYQNKMLILVDGFISTVAFLIAYQKNSAIKQNAIFSHCSEEKAHIDLLNYLQVEPILSLNMRLGEGSGCAVAFPIIQSALTFINEMATFESAGVSNK
- a CDS encoding bifunctional adenosylcobinamide kinase/adenosylcobinamide-phosphate guanylyltransferase; the encoded protein is MIYLVTGGERSGKSSYAQNLALELSQNPMYVATARKWDGDFQKRIDRHQNERKENWINVEEEKNLSQIDFKGKVAVVDCVTLWLTNFFVDTKNDVELSLDLAKAEIEKLSLIEDSTIIIITNEIGMGVHAETHIGRKFVELQGWVNQFIAKKAEKVTFMVSGLPMQVK
- a CDS encoding cysteine-rich CWC family protein, giving the protein MNSIRLKYCTVCNESFGCGNESESQKCWCNELPPIFTLDGISDCLCPSCLKKATISKIEEYVATITPENALENKAKDLPKTTHFIENIDYYMENEKYVFTKWFHLKRGSCCGNGCRHCPYN